The Cloacibacillus sp. genome includes a region encoding these proteins:
- a CDS encoding acetyltransferase has product MPQDKDIYIIGAGGHAKVIIALLEEQGRKCLGIFDDNQKLWGTKLWDIPITGPIVSLPDKQNISAVIAIGNNEVRRNISKNFVNVRWDTLVHPHAWIHKSVTIKEGSVIFAGVVIQPDTVIGAHTIINTSASIDHDCRIGNFCHIAPGCHLAGGVQMEDGSFLGVNSAVLPCINISSDIVVGANGVVINDLRIPGTYVGVPARKIK; this is encoded by the coding sequence ATGCCGCAAGATAAAGATATATATATCATAGGCGCAGGTGGTCATGCCAAAGTTATTATCGCTCTGCTTGAGGAACAGGGGAGAAAATGCCTGGGGATCTTTGACGACAACCAGAAACTGTGGGGGACAAAACTATGGGACATTCCCATCACAGGGCCAATAGTATCACTTCCGGATAAACAGAACATTTCAGCCGTCATTGCTATCGGAAACAACGAAGTGCGCCGCAATATCAGCAAAAATTTTGTAAATGTGCGCTGGGATACATTGGTTCACCCTCATGCGTGGATTCATAAGTCTGTAACCATAAAGGAAGGGTCTGTGATATTTGCAGGTGTGGTTATTCAGCCCGATACAGTTATAGGCGCTCATACAATAATCAATACATCAGCTTCGATTGACCACGACTGCCGTATTGGAAATTTTTGTCATATCGCACCAGGCTGTCATCTTGCTGGTGGTGTGCAGATGGAAGATGGTTCGTTCTTAGGAGTAAATTCCGCTGTTCTTCCATGTATCAACATAAGTTCCGATATTGTCGTTGGCGCTAACGGGGTTGTTATTAATGATC
- a CDS encoding sugar transferase, with the protein MTRDKPFQRILKRIFDISGAAIGILVFSPILLWTAYKITREMGCPVFFNRMRAGKEGKPFKLYKFRTMTDAKDKNGELLPDAERLTPLGQKIRSSSIDELPQLINVLKGEMSLVGPRPLLLEYVPLYNKDQKRRLDVPQGITGWAQIHGRNAITWEEKFKNDIWYIDNWSFLLDMKIILMTIQKVLKHEGISAEGEATMPLFKGSDGYAAR; encoded by the coding sequence ATGACGAGAGACAAACCATTTCAGAGGATATTAAAAAGAATATTCGACATCAGCGGAGCTGCCATCGGGATATTGGTGTTCTCACCAATATTGCTGTGGACGGCATACAAAATAACCAGAGAAATGGGATGCCCTGTTTTCTTCAACAGAATGAGAGCAGGAAAAGAGGGAAAGCCGTTCAAACTATATAAATTCCGGACGATGACCGACGCAAAAGACAAAAACGGAGAGCTCCTGCCAGATGCGGAAAGACTGACGCCGCTGGGACAAAAAATACGTTCGTCGAGCATAGACGAACTGCCGCAGCTCATAAACGTCTTGAAGGGGGAAATGAGCCTTGTAGGGCCGAGGCCGTTACTACTGGAATACGTGCCGTTATATAACAAAGACCAGAAACGACGTCTTGATGTTCCGCAAGGCATAACCGGCTGGGCGCAGATACATGGACGCAACGCGATAACGTGGGAAGAAAAATTCAAGAACGACATCTGGTACATAGACAACTGGTCGTTCCTGCTGGACATGAAGATCATCCTCATGACGATACAAAAAGTACTGAAACATGAGGGAATAAGCGCCGAAGGCGAAGCGACGATGCCGCTGTTTAAAGGAAGTGACGGCTATGCCGCAAGATAA
- a CDS encoding aminotransferase class I/II-fold pyridoxal phosphate-dependent enzyme: MLDYKTHCVTKEISRPDKRILLSYPHMSGDELNFIKEAFDSNWIAPLGPHVDAFEKETAEYTGVKAALALSCGSAAIHLGLRLLDVKAGDVVFCSTLTFIASVAPAVYQKATPVFIDSDEDTWNMSPVALQKAFDDAVKTGKMPKCVIVAELYGQPPKMDEICAICNRYGVPILEDAAEALGASYYGKMCGSFGKVGIYSYNGNKIITTSGGGMLLSDDEEYIQKARFWATQARDSAPWYEHTEIGYNYRMSNLLAAVGRGQMLHLEERIARRREIYATYKKELSDTHGISFMPEAPKCHSIQWLTAITVAPSTGKNFMDIINYMNQQNIECRPVWKPMHLQPYFAGSKYFTHDEGENGSVSDNLFNTGICLPSASAMTEEEQDWVIKSLKECLSK; encoded by the coding sequence ATGCTGGATTATAAAACACATTGCGTCACGAAAGAAATCAGCAGACCGGATAAAAGAATCCTGCTCTCATACCCCCATATGAGCGGAGACGAGCTGAATTTCATCAAAGAGGCGTTTGATTCTAACTGGATAGCGCCACTTGGTCCCCATGTAGATGCCTTTGAAAAAGAAACTGCGGAATACACCGGAGTAAAAGCGGCGCTTGCCCTCTCATGTGGCAGTGCGGCAATCCATCTAGGTTTACGGTTGCTGGACGTCAAGGCCGGTGACGTGGTATTCTGCTCCACCCTGACATTTATCGCCTCCGTCGCCCCGGCAGTCTACCAAAAAGCTACGCCTGTCTTCATCGATTCCGACGAAGATACATGGAACATGTCTCCCGTCGCTCTACAAAAGGCCTTTGACGATGCCGTAAAAACCGGCAAAATGCCCAAATGCGTCATCGTGGCCGAACTCTACGGGCAGCCGCCTAAGATGGATGAGATTTGCGCGATCTGCAATAGATATGGTGTCCCAATACTTGAAGACGCTGCGGAGGCGCTTGGCGCGTCATACTACGGAAAGATGTGCGGCTCCTTTGGAAAAGTCGGAATATATTCATACAACGGCAACAAGATAATAACCACCTCAGGCGGCGGGATGCTCCTCTCCGACGACGAAGAATACATCCAAAAGGCCCGTTTTTGGGCGACACAGGCACGTGACAGCGCCCCATGGTACGAACATACGGAAATAGGTTACAACTACAGGATGAGCAACCTGCTCGCTGCCGTCGGACGCGGACAGATGCTCCATCTTGAAGAGCGTATCGCAAGAAGGCGTGAAATTTACGCGACATACAAAAAAGAGCTGTCCGATACCCACGGCATATCATTCATGCCTGAAGCACCCAAATGCCACTCCATCCAATGGCTGACGGCAATTACGGTAGCCCCGTCGACGGGGAAAAACTTTATGGACATAATCAACTACATGAACCAACAAAACATAGAATGCCGTCCTGTATGGAAACCGATGCACCTCCAGCCGTACTTTGCCGGAAGCAAATACTTCACGCATGATGAAGGTGAAAATGGAAGCGTATCCGACAACCTCTTCAACACCGGTATCTGCCTGCCCTCTGCTTCTGCGATGACCGAGGAAGAACAGGACTGGGTAATAAAATCCCTAAAGGAGTGCCTCTCAAAATAA
- a CDS encoding sugar transferase, with protein MADNSSHIYIVTKRVMDFVLALSAVVLLSPVLIAIALLIKLDTPGPIFFKQKRIGIHKSHFYIYKFRTMRIDTPKDMPTHLLANPDAYITKIGRFLRKTSLDELPQIINILAGQMALIGQYYGISMWQIATQKN; from the coding sequence ATGGCTGATAATAGCTCACATATTTATATCGTAACCAAGCGCGTTATGGATTTTGTCCTAGCGCTGAGTGCTGTTGTCCTGCTCTCCCCAGTACTGATTGCAATAGCTCTGCTGATAAAGCTGGATACTCCCGGCCCCATATTTTTTAAGCAAAAACGAATCGGCATACATAAATCACATTTTTACATCTATAAATTCCGTACCATGAGAATAGATACACCAAAGGATATGCCGACGCACCTTCTGGCTAACCCTGATGCGTATATAACAAAGATAGGTAGATTCCTGCGTAAGACGAGTCTGGATGAATTACCACAGATAATAAATATACTAGCCGGTCAGATGGCACTCATCGGCCAGTATTATGGAATCAGTATGTGGCAGATAGCGACACAGAAGAATTAG
- a CDS encoding nucleoside-diphosphate sugar epimerase/dehydratase, whose product MATTGPFYRKILSIVLWFGMRNRRVLLVDFLSLIVAVFTGYALRLSYLLEGRYVNDFLVTAAVFSIIILASLFAGQTYTVMWPRASIEEYARFSSWYWIGVCVFLAFNSTFRVVGVPRSSFLIFILIAFILLTGTRAVWRLALVSRNAHNMPEQRVLIVGAGEAGTILARDLLRNSSVMYPVGFIDDDPNLRNMTVASLKVLGGKQDISTLIKRCAVDTVLIAIPSATGAQMREYVEILSKEKVTVRVLPSLLTLADGQVNVSRLRSVNLEDLLRREPIKLDDENIKSLIGGKTVLVTGAGGSIGSEICRQLLARQPEKLLALGHGEQSIYLLMESLAECGNTVPVIPIIADIADETTMKSIFERFAPQVVFHAGAHKHVPLMEDNPREALRVNAYGTWNIATLAGRYNVERFVMISTDKAVHPTSVMGATKRAAERLLLSVQQEYPRTKYMAVRFGNVLGSRGSVVPKFERQIAEGGPVTVTHPQMKRYFMLIPEAVSLVLQAGAMGDGGELFVLDMGEPVNISDMAETLIRLHGYEPHKDIQIKYTGIRTGEKLYEELFYDPGHVDTTGHAKIFKSKLTPEAESILPTVSAILLNAASGELSGDSLKEEILGLGIETTQKQKA is encoded by the coding sequence ATGGCAACGACTGGGCCGTTCTACCGAAAGATACTCTCAATAGTATTATGGTTCGGCATGCGCAACAGACGCGTGCTGCTGGTCGACTTTTTATCTTTAATAGTTGCCGTCTTCACTGGTTACGCGCTGCGCCTCTCATACCTGCTTGAGGGGCGGTATGTTAACGATTTTCTGGTCACGGCGGCGGTATTTTCCATCATCATCCTTGCCTCGCTCTTCGCGGGACAGACATATACGGTAATGTGGCCGCGGGCCAGCATAGAAGAATATGCGCGGTTTTCCAGCTGGTACTGGATCGGTGTCTGCGTATTCCTCGCCTTCAACAGCACATTTCGGGTGGTTGGCGTGCCGCGGTCGTCGTTCCTAATCTTTATACTGATCGCCTTCATCCTTCTGACGGGAACGCGGGCCGTCTGGCGTCTGGCGCTCGTCAGCCGCAACGCCCACAATATGCCCGAACAGCGCGTGCTCATTGTGGGAGCCGGCGAGGCCGGAACTATACTTGCGCGCGACCTTCTGCGGAATTCCTCGGTGATGTATCCCGTCGGCTTCATCGACGACGACCCGAATCTGCGCAACATGACCGTGGCCTCGCTTAAGGTGCTGGGCGGCAAACAGGATATCTCCACACTAATAAAACGCTGCGCGGTCGATACGGTGCTGATCGCGATCCCCTCGGCTACCGGCGCGCAGATGAGAGAATATGTCGAGATACTGAGTAAAGAAAAGGTGACGGTGCGTGTGCTTCCCAGCCTGCTCACCCTTGCGGACGGACAGGTGAACGTCAGCCGTCTGCGCTCAGTCAACCTGGAGGACCTGCTGCGCCGTGAGCCGATAAAACTTGACGATGAAAACATCAAATCGCTGATAGGCGGCAAAACCGTGCTTGTCACCGGTGCCGGGGGCTCCATCGGCTCCGAGATATGCCGCCAGCTGCTTGCGCGCCAGCCGGAAAAGCTCCTGGCCCTTGGCCACGGGGAACAGTCGATCTATCTGCTGATGGAATCCCTTGCCGAGTGTGGCAACACCGTGCCGGTGATTCCGATAATCGCCGATATCGCCGACGAAACGACGATGAAGTCGATATTCGAGCGGTTCGCGCCGCAGGTCGTATTCCACGCGGGGGCGCATAAACATGTGCCGCTGATGGAGGACAACCCGCGCGAGGCGCTGCGCGTCAACGCCTATGGCACCTGGAACATCGCCACGCTCGCCGGCAGGTATAACGTGGAGCGTTTCGTGATGATCTCCACCGATAAGGCGGTGCACCCCACAAGCGTGATGGGGGCGACGAAGCGCGCCGCCGAGCGCCTGCTGCTCTCCGTACAGCAGGAATACCCCCGGACTAAATACATGGCCGTGCGCTTCGGCAACGTTCTCGGCAGCCGCGGCAGCGTCGTGCCGAAATTTGAGCGCCAGATAGCCGAGGGCGGTCCCGTTACCGTCACCCACCCGCAGATGAAACGCTACTTCATGCTCATCCCCGAGGCCGTCAGCCTCGTGCTCCAGGCCGGCGCGATGGGCGATGGGGGCGAACTCTTTGTCTTAGACATGGGCGAGCCGGTTAACATCTCCGACATGGCCGAAACCCTCATTCGCCTGCACGGCTATGAACCGCACAAAGATATACAGATAAAATATACCGGTATCCGCACGGGTGAAAAACTCTACGAGGAGCTATTCTACGACCCCGGCCACGTGGATACGACGGGACATGCGAAAATATTCAAAAGCAAGCTGACGCCGGAGGCGGAAAGCATCTTGCCGACGGTGAGCGCCATCCTCCTTAACGCGGCGAGTGGAGAATTATCCGGAGATTCGCTGAAAGAGGAGATACTCGGTCTGGGGATAGAGACTACGCAAAAACAAAAGGCATAA
- a CDS encoding Wzz/FepE/Etk N-terminal domain-containing protein, producing the protein MSNYSSEQELYPENCDEEMSILDILIVLAEQKKLIIGTVLLFTLAGLLYAFFLTEPKYSSEVQMMPLTSSVLDNGDFAVQMPGNIVGGVILSNATLDVVIDEFGLLKTRGGGSQSRITARRELEKDIKVDIDKNSVITLKVDASEPETAMKMAGFIYNKTVGTLEEMGITATVSNKDAYLEGTIKKKINEIEKKSSDGGSPKITSLLDLYTMLTQYDENRKIKDKSPMVIQLISPASLPDEKAPQGRGKIVVLSALLGLFCAVMLAFARHFWKSSDEDAATAEKKKRLRMLLRS; encoded by the coding sequence ATGAGTAATTATTCTAGCGAACAGGAATTATATCCGGAAAATTGTGATGAGGAAATGTCCATACTGGATATACTTATAGTCCTTGCCGAACAGAAAAAGCTGATTATCGGAACGGTGCTGCTCTTTACTCTGGCGGGGCTTCTTTACGCGTTCTTCCTTACGGAGCCAAAATACAGCAGCGAAGTCCAGATGATGCCGCTTACGTCGTCCGTGTTGGATAACGGGGACTTCGCGGTACAGATGCCGGGCAATATTGTTGGCGGCGTTATCTTGAGCAACGCCACGCTTGACGTCGTGATCGACGAATTTGGCCTGCTGAAGACAAGGGGTGGCGGCTCGCAGTCGCGGATCACCGCGAGAAGAGAGCTCGAAAAAGATATAAAAGTGGACATTGATAAAAACAGTGTCATCACGCTCAAAGTAGATGCCTCCGAACCGGAGACGGCAATGAAGATGGCCGGCTTCATCTACAACAAGACAGTTGGCACGCTCGAAGAGATGGGGATCACCGCTACGGTTTCCAACAAAGACGCCTACCTTGAAGGGACGATCAAGAAAAAAATCAATGAGATAGAGAAAAAATCATCTGATGGCGGCAGTCCAAAGATCACTTCGCTGCTGGACCTGTATACTATGTTGACCCAATATGACGAAAACCGTAAAATAAAAGACAAGAGCCCAATGGTGATACAGCTTATTTCGCCCGCTTCGCTGCCCGATGAAAAGGCGCCGCAGGGACGTGGTAAAATTGTGGTATTATCGGCGCTGTTGGGGTTATTTTGTGCTGTGATGCTCGCCTTTGCGCGTCATTTTTGGAAATCCTCTGACGAAGACGCCGCCACGGCGGAGAAAAAGAAACGCCTGAGGATGCTGCTGCGTTCCTAA
- a CDS encoding sodium ion-translocating decarboxylase subunit beta has protein sequence MDFFIHTFEAVTWQNLVMMGVGGLLIYLAVKKEFEPNLLLPMGFGTILVNLPLSSAIDQIAGGKLIEGALSMFFKIGIATEIMPLLILIAVGAMCDFTPLLANPKMFLFGLTAQMGIFLTMGLALFFGYDIYEAASIGIIGAADGPTSIYVSTRFAPNLLGPISVAAYTYMALVPLIQPPVILALTTKNERCMKMPYADRPVSRRMLILFPILITILGGIVAPASVSLLGFVMFGNLLRVSGVTDRLSNAAQNELANIVTILLGFAIAATMTGEKFVNVNTLVIIAMGLVAFVLDTAGGVLTAKLLNLFLPKDKRINPMIGAAGISAFPMSARTIQRLGQKADPSNHLLMHAVGANVAGQIGSVLAGGALLAYLG, from the coding sequence TCTGGCGGTCAAAAAGGAGTTTGAGCCGAATCTGCTGCTGCCGATGGGATTTGGGACGATACTTGTGAACCTTCCCCTTTCTTCCGCGATAGACCAGATCGCGGGCGGCAAGCTCATCGAGGGGGCGCTTTCGATGTTCTTCAAGATCGGTATCGCCACGGAGATCATGCCACTGCTGATCCTGATCGCCGTTGGCGCGATGTGCGACTTCACGCCGCTGCTGGCAAACCCGAAGATGTTCCTCTTCGGCCTTACCGCGCAGATGGGTATATTCCTCACCATGGGCCTCGCGCTATTCTTTGGCTATGATATCTACGAGGCGGCCTCGATCGGTATCATCGGCGCCGCGGACGGGCCGACTTCGATATATGTATCGACGCGTTTCGCGCCTAACCTGCTGGGACCGATATCGGTGGCGGCCTATACATACATGGCCCTTGTGCCGCTCATTCAGCCGCCGGTGATTTTGGCCCTCACCACCAAGAACGAGCGCTGCATGAAGATGCCCTACGCCGACCGGCCGGTGTCACGCCGCATGCTGATACTCTTCCCGATACTCATAACCATTCTCGGCGGTATCGTCGCCCCCGCCTCCGTCTCACTGCTCGGCTTTGTCATGTTCGGCAACCTGCTGCGCGTCAGCGGCGTCACCGACCGTCTCTCCAACGCCGCGCAGAACGAGCTGGCAAATATTGTGACAATACTCTTGGGCTTTGCGATCGCCGCGACGATGACGGGTGAAAAATTCGTCAACGTGAATACTCTCGTGATAATCGCGATGGGGCTTGTCGCCTTCGTGCTGGACACCGCGGGCGGCGTGCTCACCGCGAAGCTGCTGAATCTCTTCCTGCCGAAAGATAAGCGCATCAACCCGATGATCGGGGCGGCGGGGATATCGGCCTTCCCGATGTCCGCGCGCACCATCCAGCGGCTGGGACAGAAGGCCGACCCCAGCAACCACCTGCTGATGCACGCCGTCGGCGCCAACGTCGCGGGGCAGATCGGCTCCGTGCTCGCGGGAGGCGCGCTGCTGGCTTATCTCGGGTAA